From a single Diachasmimorpha longicaudata isolate KC_UGA_2023 chromosome 15, iyDiaLong2, whole genome shotgun sequence genomic region:
- the LOC135169421 gene encoding fatty-acid amide hydrolase 2 codes for MCTSITNHQVNRLEGETMMETSKKLLCSLLRCIVVQLHYIFDCVIDFVFGLYYNGKEEKVPPIKNPILLESAVTLAERIRNKKVSCQVVVGAFIDRCKEVNSLMNVIVDERYEEAIREARKVDELLACDIDIDILKITKPLLGVPFTTKESNEAKGLLHSMGMIARKGHRSTQDATVIANVKDSGAILIAKTNIPEMNLWVESRNMVYGQTNNPYNSTRTVGGSSGGDAAVTAACGVPFAVGSDIGGSIRMPAFFNGVFGFKPSEGATPLKGIGLRTVDFGNSMAETGPICKRADDLLPLLKIMMMDKDLKEKLDTPVDVKKLRVFYQEGSGDLRASKINPDMRAALTKVIHHFESVSESVQKVKLPGSEFSFRLWRYWMTQEGSDFKYDIMNRQSRTSASAELIKLLTNKCEMTFAAILKLLDEDLFPKENSEWAEKITAEMKEYLVKKLGDNGVLVYPSSPFPASYHYSYFFRPYNFGYWCLFNVLRLPTCQVPLGLDSEGLPIGVQIVAAPHQDHLCIAVAKELEKTFGGWVPPS; via the exons ATGTGTACATCAATAACAAATCACCAG GTGAATAGGCTCGAGGGCGAGACAATGATGGaaacatcaaaaaaattactctgcAGTCTGCTTCGTTGCATTGTTGTACAATTACATTATATCTTTGACTGCGTTATTGATTTTGTCTTTGGACTTTATTATAATGGAAAGGAGGAAAAAGTTCctccaattaaaaatccaatacTGCTGGAGAGCGCCGTAACATTGGCTGAGAGGATCAG GAATAAGAAAGTCTCCTGTCAAGTGGTCGTTGGTGCATTCATTGACAGATGTAAGGAAGTGAATAGTTTGATGAATGTCATAGTGGATGAGAGGTACGAGGAAGCGATAAGGGAGGCGAGAAAAGTCGATGAATTGCTGGCGTGTGATATTGACATTGACATACTCAAAATAACAAAGCCACTGTTGGGCGTGCCATTTACTACTAAAGAGAGTAATGAGGCTAAAG GTCTTCTCCACTCGATGGGTATGATAGCGAGAAAAGGCCACCGATCGACCCAAGACGCGACGGTAATCGCCAACGTCAAAGACTCTGGGGCAATTCTCATTGCAAAAACCAATATTCCCGAGATGAATCTCTGGGTAGAATCCAGAAATATGGTCTACGGACAAACCAACAATCCCTACAACTCGACAAGAACAGTTGGGGGTAGTAGTGGTGGAGATGCTGCTGTCACAGCAGCATGTGGTGTGCCATTTGCAGTTGGAAGTGACATCGGTGGATCCATAAGGATGCCAGCATTTTTCAATGGAGTATTTGGATTCAAACCCAGTGAAGGAGCAACACCACTTAAAGGGATTGGACTCAGAACTGTTGACTTTGGGAATTCAATGGCCGAGACTGGGCCGATATGCAAACGCGCCGACGATCTCCTGCCTTTACTAAAAATTATGATGATGGATAAGGACCTGAAGGAGAAGCTAGACACACCTGTAGACGTTAAAAAACTCAGAGTATTCTATCAAGAGGGCTCTGGGGACTTGAGAGCTAGTAAAATAAATCCAGACATGCGAGCTGCACTCACCAAAGTCATTCATCACTTCGAAAGTGTTTCGGAGTCTGTGCAAAAGGTCAAACTGCCAGGATCTGAGTTCAGCTTTAGACTCTGGAGATACTGGATGACGCAGGAGGGGTCGGACTTTAAATATGATATCATGAATCGACAGTCGAGAACTAGTGCATCTGcggaattaataaaattgttgacaAATAAATGCGAAATGACGTTCGCGGCGATACTTAAACTTCTCGACGAGGATCTTTTTCCGAAGGAGAATAGCGAATGGGCTGAGAAAATCACAGCTGAGATGAAGGAATATCTAGTG AAAAAACTGGGAGACAATGGAGTTCTCGTGTACCCATCGTCACCCTTCCCAGCTAGTTACCACTACTCATACTTCTTCAGACCATACAACTTTGGTTACTGGTGCCTCTTCAATGTTCTGCGATTACCAACGTGCCAAGTACCTTTGGGTCTCGACAGTGAAGGCTTGCCCATTGGTGTACAG ATCGTAGCAGCTCCACATCAGGACCACCTCTGCATCGCAGTAGCAAAAGAACTCGAAAAAACATTTGGTGGCTGGGTGCCCCCATCTTAA
- the LOC135169432 gene encoding charged multivesicular body protein 1b, with amino-acid sequence MSPVENLAVGCLVSTTGAEQSAMSVSQMEKNLFNLKFAVKELERNSKKCEKEEKVEKAKVKKAIQKGNMEGARIHAENAIRQKNQALNYLRMSARVDAVASRVQTALTTRKVTQSMAGVVKAMDAAMKSMNLEKISNLMDKFESQFEDLDVQSSYMENAMSQTTTTNVPQADVDSLMQQVADEAGLELNMELPSGQLGSIGTSTAVSQEQDELTQRLARLRE; translated from the exons ATGTCACCAGTGGAGAATTTAGCTGTTGGGTGTCTTGTCAG CACAACGGGGGCCGAACAATCAGCAATGTCCGTCTCACAGATGGAGA aaaatttattcaacctGAAGTTCGCTGTGAAAGAGCTCGAgcgaaactcaaaaaaatgcgAGAAAGAGGAAAAAGTGGAGAAGGCGAAGGTGAAGAAAGCCATCCAGAAAGGGAATATGGAAGGTGCAAGGATACATGCTGAAAATGCTATTCGGCAGAAGAATCAGGCACTCAATTACCTCAGAATGAGTGCGAGGGTGGATGCTGTTGCTAGCAGAGTACAGACAGCTCTCACCACGAGAAAAGTCACACAATCCATGGCCGGTGTTGTCAAGGCCATGGATGCAGCTATGAAGTCAATGaatcttgaaaaaatttccaatcttATGGACAAATTTGAGAGCCAGTTTGAGGACTTGGATGTACAGAGCTCGTACATGGAGAATGCAATGTCTCAGACCACTACCACGAACGTTCCCCAGGCTGATGTCGATTCATTAATGCAGCAGGTTGCTGATGAAGCTGG ATTGGAATTGAATATGGAGCTGCCATCAGGTCAACTCGGTAGTATTGGCACGTCAACAGCTGTCAGTCAGGAGCAGGACGAACTCACACAGCGGCTGGCTCGGTTAAGAGAGTAA
- the LOC135169438 gene encoding protein LLP homolog — MAKSLRSKWRRKCRAVKRERYGVKELARLKKTLGIDDNSTQQDIEMSDITEIATVTTAEKIKESIKPEGESQQNGEMEVEGKRVYNKRTMQDQYGNYPVWMNKRRIVKHKKGRGKNAKATTKQSKRLTRKQKKKVQTK; from the exons ATGGCAAAATCACTGAGAAGCAAGTGGCGAAGGAAGTGCAGAGCTGTCAAGCGTGAACGTTATGGAGTTAAAGAGCTTGCCAGGTTGAAGAAGACCCTGGGCATCGACGATAATTCCACACAACAGGATATAGAGATGTCAGATATAACGGAGATTGCCACAG TTACAACAGCAGAAAAGATCAAAGAAAGCATAAAACCCGAGGGGGAAAGCCAACAGAATGGGGAGATGGAGGTCGAGGGGAAGAGGGTGTACAATAAGAGGACGATGCAGGACCAGTATGGTAATTACCCAGTTTGGATGAATAAGAGGAGAATAGTCAAGCACAAAAAGGGCAGGGGAAAGAACGCAAAAGCTACCACAAAGCAGAGTAAACGATTGACCAGGAAACAGAAGAAAAAGGTCCAAACCAAGTGA
- the LOC135169425 gene encoding uncharacterized protein LOC135169425, which yields MAITRLTGLVSLLILVTSSQAVDATELQFSRDHNRASHHNYHHSRHHYHGSPKVLHDSLRAARTAEVSRLHRHPHEAERKNLVSNGTSKLEKLIAADQQSIRAAYHDDQRFRPRESFGGFGLTSPPVYTKHHPGRRVCSRQPPPNVNHPGTQIRFTYTEISTSGFLCCPGWSQVTPTSYGCNRPTCVAPCYNGGICGTHGKCNCPKGFTGTQCQIDVDECITEKPCAQICKNVLGSYECHCRYGFQLQPDGQSCRKNDSDGTAFEARDLENDYGITTSTVRPDIQPHDTENDVDDGEGRDYGNMLKRLTKLEKQVARDRKREIETIQLNTKIGQAVEGVAELRLAAKNALHFLLETFGPVRQDVTDLKSKFEMEHRRIDYLIQRVADHDHRINGRSG from the exons ATGGCTATCACGAGGTTGACCGGTCTCGTGAGTTTATTGATCCTGGTGACCTCGAGCCAAGCGGTGGATGCCACAGAGCTCCAGTTCTCCCGCGACCACAACCGAGCATCGCATCATAATTACCATCACTCCCGGCATCATTATCACGGTAGTCCAAAAGTCCTGCATGACTCCTTGAGGGCCGCCAGGACAGCTGAGGTATCCCGGCTCCACCGACATCCCCATGAAGCAGAGAGGAAGAACCTGGTGAGCAATGGGACGAGTAAATTGGAGAAACTGATTGCTGCTGATCAGCAATCCATCCGAGCTGCGTATCATGATGATCAGCGGTTCAGACCTAGGGAGAGCTTCGGTGGATTCGGCCTGACATCTCCTCCAGTCTATACTAAACATCATCCTGG gAGACGCGTTTGCTCGAGACAACCCCCACCGAACGTCAATCACCCTGGCACGCAAATTAG GTTCACGTACACTGAAATATCGACATCGGGTTTCCTGTGTTGTCCTGGATGGTCTCAAGTAACACCCACCAGTTATGGTTGCAACAGAC CCACCTGCGTGGCACCTTGTTACAACGGCGGTATTTGCGGTACACACGGTAAATGCAACTGTCCAAAGGGCTTCACCGGGACACAGTGTCAAATTG ATGTGGACGAATGTATCACGGAAAAACCGTGTGCCCAAATCTGCAAGAACGTGCTCGGTAGTTACGAGTGTCACTGCAGATATGGATTCCAACTGCAACCAGACGGCCAGTCCTGCAGGAAGAATG ATAGCGATGGTACAGCTTTCGAGGCACGAGATCTAGAGAACGACTACGGTATAACGACAAGCACAGTACGACCTGATATTCAACCACATG atACTGAGAATGACGTGGATGATGGAGAGGGCAGGGACTATGGGAATATGCTCAAGAGGTTGACCAAACTGGAGAAG CAGGTGGCACGGGACAGAAAGCGGGAGATCGAAACGATACAACTGAACACGAAAATCGGTCAGGCGGTCGAAGGTGTTGCTGAACTAAGATTAGCAGCTAAAAACGCACTGCATTTTCTACTGGAAACGTTTGGTCCTGTTCGCCAGGACGTAACGGATCTGAAAAGTAAATTCGAAATGGAGCACAGGAGGATTGATTATCTGATCCAGCGGGTGGCTGATCACGATCATCGGATTAACGGCCGATCGGGATAA
- the LOC135169435 gene encoding uncharacterized protein LOC135169435 → MPDERNIFSNFTNDCNHGHSMFRIVDRPFSFRQSASDWIYKMLFLWTREPSQSPRASPWFAWLATAVVIWGCRRRLLRVILAISPLRLLKRHKMSHNAQLITSSPSREHSGEEKLTMILHPKHMTGVRARMKRLYTGDGPQVSNCDDTLETTQQVYYRVTRSGRVYGKYPNKVVIPS, encoded by the exons ATGCCTgatgagagaaatatcttttcaAATTTCACGAACGATTGCAATCACGGCCATTCTATGTTTCGCATTGTTGATCGACCCTTCAGTTTCAGGCAAAGCGCCAGCGATTGGATATATAAG ATGTTGTTTCTGTGGACGAGAGAGCCCTCACAGAGCCCTCGGGCAAGTCCCTGGTTCGCTTGGCTGGCAACCGCTGTGGTAATCTGGGGCTGTCGTCGGCGACTACTCCGTGTAATTCTCGCAATTTCACCGCTACGACTTCTCAAACGACATAAAATGTCTCACAATGCCCAGTTAATAACGTCGTCGCCGTCCAGGGAGCACTCGGGTGAAGAGAAACTCACGATGATACTCCATCCGAAGCACATGACCGGTGTCCGAGCAAGAATGAAAAGACTCTACACTGGGGACGGGCCGCAGGTGTCAAACTGCGATGATACCCTGGAAACCACTCAGCAGGTGTACTACAGGGTCACCAGGAGTGGTCGGGTGTACGGAAAATATCCTAATAAAGTTGTCATTCCgtcgtag
- the LOC135169429 gene encoding G-protein coupled receptor 52, with translation MEEPSTEALMQAGFIFVVGIAIILSNLLIIATYLNFRGPSEVINYYLLSLATADLFCGLLVVPLSVYPALMKRWVYGDIVCRLVGYLEVTLWVVSVFTFMWMSVDRYLAVRKPLRYETVQTKTRCQCWMAFTWISVAMMCCPPLLGFNKPIFDEQAFICMLDWGNMAAYTITLSILVLGPSVITIVYTYFYIFSMKLKLRSGVPIHDKEYATALSENLSNPSHVMSFALIMTFWLSWTPYAMLRIYISIQGPTEVPFLHFAVVWFGITNSFWKAFILGTMSPQFRLAARVLCLTLCCRHRNLPPELLGLEEDD, from the exons ATGGAGGAGCCCTCGACGGAGGCTCTCATGCAGGCGGGCTTCATCTTCGTTGTCGGCATTGCCATCATACTCTCAAATCTTCTCATCATCGCTACTTACCTCAACTTTCGTg GTCCCTCCGAGGTGATAAACTACTATTTACTGTCGCTGGCAACAGCAGATTTGTTTTGTGGTCTGCTGGTAGTGCCACTCTCCGTATATCCTGCCTTAATGAAAAGATGGGTCTACGGAGATATTGTTTGCCGTCTCGTTGGGTATCTGGAGGTGACACTTTGGGTTGTCTCCGTCTTTACCTTCATGTGGATGTCCGTTGATCGTTATTTAGCCGTCAG GAAACCACTGCGGTATGAGACTGTACAAACGAAAACCCGTTGTCAGTGTTGGATGGCCTTCACATGGATAAGTGTAGCTATGATGTGTTGTCCACCGTTACTCGGCTTCAACAAACCGATCTTCGATGAGCAGGCCTTCATCTGTATGCTCGATTGGGGCAACATGGCTGCCTATACAATAACCCTGTCGATACTTGTACTTGGTCCTTCGGTCATTACCATTGTTTACACGTACTTTTACATATTCtcgatgaaattaaaattgagatCTGGTGTACCCATACACGACAAGGAGTATGCAACAGCACTATCCGAGAATCTCAGTAATCCCAGTCATGTCATGTCATTTGCCCTGATAATGACATTCTGGTTGTCTTGGACACCCTACGCCATGCTCAGAATTTATATCAGTATTCAAGGACCTACAGAG GTACCCTTCCTTCACTTTGCGGTGGTGTGGTTTGGCATAACGAATAGCTTCTGGAAGGCTTTCATCCTCGGTACCATGAGCCCACAATTTCGCTTGGCTGCTCGGGTACTCTGTTTAACCCTGTGCTGCCGGCACAGAAATCTTCCACCAGAACTCCTGGGTCTCGAGGAGGATgactaa